From the Cyanobium sp. M30B3 genome, the window AACAGCTGGCTCATGCCACCAGCCCTGAATCAGGCGGGCAGCTCAGAAGAAGAGGCGGCTGAAACGCTGCTCGCGATTCTCCGGTTGCTCAGGCCGGAAGGGATAGAGCTCCTCATCCCTGAGGCCGGCCATCTCCTGGAGCTGGCAGCGCAGCCAGTGGCGAAAGATCAGCAGGGCGCCCAGATCGGCCAGGCGCGCATCGGTGAGCATCCAGATGGGGGTGGGAGTCACGGGATTGCGCACCTAAGGCCTGGGTGGTGTTCCTTAGCGCAATCGGCCGGCAATGTCGATTAAGGCCCGGCGCCAGTGCCGCCAGCCGCGGGCGGCGCGGTGCGCTCTGGTCAGCTCCGCCAGCCGCCGTCGGCGGCTGGGCAGGTCATGGACCCCCTCGCTGAGCTGGCGCCAGCGCCGCCAGAGGTGCAGCCGGTTCTGTTCCAGCAGCCAGGCCAGCTGGGGCAGGCTCTGCTCGAGCCCATCGCTGCTCTGCTCGTGGATCGCCTTGTGGAGCACATCCAGATCGTTCAGCTCCCCCAGCAGGCTCTGGCCCTGTTTGAGGCTGACAATCCACTGGCGGCCCGCTGGAGCGAGATACGCCTCGAGGTTCTCCAGCCGGTAGCGCAGGCTGCGCAGCTGTTTGCGCAGGCCGTGGAGCGTGGCGCTGTCCAGCCCGGGCCGCTCCAGCCACCAGCCGGGATGGAGCATCAGGCTGGTGCTGGCCGGCACTGCCCATTCCGGGATCCAGTGCAGCAGCGGCTCCTCCCCCAGCGGCGTGTAGCGGGGCTGCTTCAGCCAGGCCTGCAGCTGGGCGATCAGCTCCAGATGGCGCGAGCTCTTCAGCACCGAAGCCAGCTGCTCGCCGGCCAGGCGCCGCTCCCGGGCCAGCTGGCGGCGCACCGGTTTGAGCCGCTCCTGCTCCAGCTGGGGCAGCTGGGGCAGGAGCACCGCGTTCAGGTGTTGGCGCAGCACGTCCAGATCCCGGGCCACCCCCAGTCGCTGCACGGATTTGGCCAGACGGCGGTCGTTCACCTGCTCCGGCAGCACCAGGCAGGGCCCGAACTGGTCGAGGGTGGCCCGCAACCTGCGCATCGTCACCCGCAACTGGTGCAGGGGCTCCTCGTCGTTGTCCCGCAGCACCGGGCCCTGCAGCGCCACCATCCGCTTGCAGTGCGCCTGCAGCAGGGCGTGCCCATGGGCTCCATTGCTCATCGGCTGGCTCACGGAAACGCTCTGCCTGGGCGGGGGCCTGGCTCAACTCTGCAGCGCCGCCGCCGCCCTTCCGGTTAAGGCCAGGTTGTGCTGCTGTGGTGCCGCTCAGCGCGGCGTGGTCCAGTCCTGGAACCAGCCGCGCCGCCACAGCCACCAGGCCTGGATGGCGGCGATGGCGGCCATCAGGGTGAGGGCATAGGCGTAGCCCAGGCGCCACTTCAGTTCCGGCATGTACTCGAAGTTC encodes:
- a CDS encoding CHAD domain-containing protein, with translation MSNGAHGHALLQAHCKRMVALQGPVLRDNDEEPLHQLRVTMRRLRATLDQFGPCLVLPEQVNDRRLAKSVQRLGVARDLDVLRQHLNAVLLPQLPQLEQERLKPVRRQLARERRLAGEQLASVLKSSRHLELIAQLQAWLKQPRYTPLGEEPLLHWIPEWAVPASTSLMLHPGWWLERPGLDSATLHGLRKQLRSLRYRLENLEAYLAPAGRQWIVSLKQGQSLLGELNDLDVLHKAIHEQSSDGLEQSLPQLAWLLEQNRLHLWRRWRQLSEGVHDLPSRRRRLAELTRAHRAARGWRHWRRALIDIAGRLR